The proteins below come from a single Alligator mississippiensis isolate rAllMis1 chromosome 2, rAllMis1, whole genome shotgun sequence genomic window:
- the LOC132248474 gene encoding fibrous sheath-interacting protein 2-like isoform X1: MDGQRNRQSKRTQQMLHKAMQKNKTKDMTNKITNIMTWFVSEVTDIIYPAIIQYEGRKIAERDRGDHEGNAKNFVFTDRNRAPSRSPGCMRRGRRRKITPLVSQQAPSQSPTRRHLARKPFFPSLRKVFPKEEVAMQGACSKPLTTCTIEPQTLQSQTSIYADVFFRETYDELISKLVLSQIPHIQDIPIPGSNPSYITTAGADSILNKLSICQARNLQPSEDQALSPHIDTLTAKIIHTSLSDLMQERASKVSVYADMQDKNSVPAESFGGLIRRKINGCQQEKAKAPSSVPYNPQEPGEIDAEKLLEAPTKSNARGHSPTPSILGVCHRVLEDLISGLLSNILPATASTSSSPENKMDFAEFDLIHMKIISKVKAKISEDENSSSQHTEQPHSRVEDMIQTIADSVYNKLLTQFQSRFNMQNCLRNGCMVISEALCDLVVQEVSGHPLQSSLSEELLLHHCAEADEIAEKVTVGNGTEPLHNPNSLSSYLSKIAPLIIEKLEANLMSTLSSLFPFADLDTEKMLLLNGATRKILHALQAVLSQHQMNTNKQINEREFLGTEDRQAMGDILHLACTSTGDHSGSDIFVCGNLTDKIDILANRLAASIAKEVAKPEFQGSSEGETLPVSASTTEAVRIVEKSPADFGRIEKMPNPFNPPILVVPVTFVEEILSQFLAKVLSSTDGTSPNCRRYLSRSKVTEIVEDLKEAMEQGLSKHHIRLVAATNERFPPERDDAINEVVLSVSRNMLQKSGSEQELYDDITGFDSFFPQEMVTVIIEELSQCPFLQAVSDSPAIPSQSAMNPGRIADRVLSQVSISDELKTWSCEETIPGSEDASSMSEAQRNDNSYFSRGSTGQPDVRPGELEMLAAGASQNEQLSPTSEDMDDDTGMHEEVTLAKSGDVLEVTRKSVAKPGSDSRPPESTVIDLARDQHFCATYHLTCNTAGKR, translated from the exons ATGGACGGACAAAGAAACCGACAGAGCAAAAGGACACAACAAATGCTTCATAAAGCAATGCAG aaaaacaagaccaaaGACATGACCAACAAAATTACAAATATAATGACGTGGTTTGTGTCTGAGGTCACAGACATAATATATCCAGCAATAATTCAATATGAAGGAAGAAAAATCGCTGAGAGAGACAGGGGAGATCATGAGGGCAATGCCAAAAACTTTGTCTTCACAGACAGAAACAGAGCACCCAGCAGATCACCGGGATGTatgaggagagggaggagaaggaaaataACCCCACTGGTTTCTCAACAGGCACCTAGCCAGTCTCCAACAAGAAGGCACCTTGCAAGAAAGCCTTTCTTCCCATCACTCAGAAAGGTATTTCCCAAAGAGGAAGTAGCAATGCAGGGAGCTTGCAGCAAGCCCCTGACAACCTGCACAATTGAGCCTCAAACACTGCAGTCACAAACCAGTATTTATGCTGATGTTTTTTTTAGAGAGACATATGATGAACTAATAAGCAAATTAGTCCTATCACAAATCCCACATATTCAGGACATTCCAATTCCTGGAAGCAATCCCTCATATATCACCACAGCTGGAGCTGATTCAATCCTAAATAAGCTTTCCATATGTCAGGCCAGAAACCTGCAGCCTTCTGAAGACCAGGCTCTCTCCCCTCACATAGACACATTGACGGCAAAAATTATTCATACCAGTTTATCTGACCTTATGCAAGAAAGAGCTTCCAAAGTCTCAGTTTATGCAGACATGCAAGACAAGAACAGTGTGCCAGCAGAGAGCTTTGGTGGTTTGATAAGGAGAAAAATTAATGGTTGCCAACAGGAAAAAGCAAAGGCACCCTCTTCAGTTCCGTATAACCCTCAAGAACCTGGAGAAATTGATGCTGAAAAGCTTTTAGAAGCTCCTACCAAAAGTAACGCCCGAGGCCACAGTCCCACACCATCTATTCTGGGGGTATGCCACAGAGTTTTGGAAGATCTGATCAGCGGGCTTTTATCTAACATTCTCCCTGCCACCGCCAGCACATCTTCCTCTccagaaaataaaatggattttgCAGAATTTGACTTAATTCACATGAAGATAATCAGTAAAGTTAAGGCAAAAATCTCTGAAGATGAGAACTCTTCTAGCCAGCATACTGAACAGCCGCACTCCAGGGTGGAGGACATGATTCAAACAATTGCTGATTCAGTCTACAATAAGCTTTTGACACAGTTTCAGTCTAGATTCAATATGCAGAACTGTCTAAGAAATGGGTGCATGGTTATTTCTGAAGctctttgtgacctggtcgtccAAGAGGTTTCTGGACATCCACTGCAGAGCTCTCTTTCCGAAGAATTACTGCTTCACCACTGTGCTGAAGCTGACGAGATTGCTGAAAAAGTTACTGTAGGAAATGGTACTGAGCCTTTGCATAACCCAAACAGTTTATCATCATATCTTAGTAAGATAGCTCCTCTCATCATAGAAAAACTAGAAGCAAACCTTATGTCAACactttcttccctctttccctttgCCGATTTGGACACAGAAAAGATGTTGTTACTGAATGGAGCAACTAGAAAAATCCTGCATGCTTTGCAAGCAGTCCTGTCACAACACCAGATGAACACGAACAAACAGATCAATGAAAGAGAATTTTTAGGCACTGAAGACAGGCAGGCTATGGGAGACATACTCCATTTGGCTTGCACGAGCACTGGAGACCATTCTGGCTCTGACATTTTTGTTTGCGGAAACCTAACAGATAAGATAGATATTTTAGCTAATAGGCTAGCGGCTTCCATAGCAAAAGAAGTTGCCAAACCTGAATTTCAAGGCAGTTCAGAGGGGGAGACTTTGCCTGTTTCAGCTTCAACAACAGAAGCTGTTAGGATTGTTGAGAAATCCCCTGCTGATTTTGGCAGGATAGAGAAAATGCCAAATCCTTTTAACCCACCTATTCTTGTGGTACCCGTGACATTTGTGGAAGAAATATTAAGTCAATTCCTTGCCAAAGTCTTAAGTTCAACTGACGGCACAAGCCCAAATTGCAGAAGATATTTATCACGATCTAAAGTGACTGAAATTGTTGAGGACCTTAAAGAGGCCATGGAACAAGGCCTGTCCAAACATCACATCAGACTTGTGGCAGCCACAAATGAACGTTTCCCTCCAGAGCGTGACGATGCAATTAATGAAGTTGTTCTTTCTGTTTCCAGGAATATGCTACAAAAATCTGGATCTGAGCAAGAACTTTATGATGACATAACAGGTTTTGATTCATTTTTTCCTCAAGAAATGGTTACAGTAATAATTGAGGAACTCTCTCAGTGCCCTTTTTTACAGGCTGTGAGTGACAGTCCAGCAATACCAAGCCAAAGTGCAATGAACCCAGGCAGAATTGCCGACAGGGTCCTTTCCCAAGTGTCCATTAGTGACGAGCTGAAGACCTGGAGTTGTGAAGAAACAATCCCAGGTTCTGAAGATGCAAGTTCAATGTCTGAGGCTCAGAGAAATGACAACAGTTATTTTTCTCGGGGTAGCACAGGACAACCAGATGTAAGACCAGGGGAG CTGGAAATGCTGGCTGCAGGCGCTAGCCAGAATGAACAACTATCTCCCACATCAGAAGACATGGATGATGATACAGGTATGCATGAGGAAGTGACGCTGGCTAAGTCAGGTGATGTACTCGAGGTCACAAGGAAGTCTGTAGCTAAGCCAGGAAGTGATTCTAGGCCTCCTGAATCCACAGTCATTGACC
- the LOC132248474 gene encoding fibrous sheath-interacting protein 2-like isoform X2: protein MDGQRNRQSKRTQQMLHKAMQKNKTKDMTNKITNIMTWFVSEVTDIIYPAIIQYEGRKIAERDRGDHEGNAKNFVFTDRNRAPSRSPGCMRRGRRRKITPLVSQQAPSQSPTRRHLARKPFFPSLRKVFPKEEVAMQGACSKPLTTCTIEPQTLQSQTSIYADVFFRETYDELISKLVLSQIPHIQDIPIPGSNPSYITTAGADSILNKLSICQARNLQPSEDQALSPHIDTLTAKIIHTSLSDLMQERASKVSVYADMQDKNSVPAESFGGLIRRKINGCQQEKAKAPSSVPYNPQEPGEIDAEKLLEAPTKSNARGHSPTPSILGVCHRVLEDLISGLLSNILPATASTSSSPENKMDFAEFDLIHMKIISKVKAKISEDENSSSQHTEQPHSRVEDMIQTIADSVYNKLLTQFQSRFNMQNCLRNGCMVISEALCDLVVQEVSGHPLQSSLSEELLLHHCAEADEIAEKVTVGNGTEPLHNPNSLSSYLSKIAPLIIEKLEANLMSTLSSLFPFADLDTEKMLLLNGATRKILHALQAVLSQHQMNTNKQINEREFLGTEDRQAMGDILHLACTSTGDHSGSDIFVCGNLTDKIDILANRLAASIAKEVAKPEFQGSSEGETLPVSASTTEAVRIVEKSPADFGRIEKMPNPFNPPILVVPVTFVEEILSQFLAKVLSSTDGTSPNCRRYLSRSKVTEIVEDLKEAMEQGLSKHHIRLVAATNERFPPERDDAINEVVLSVSRNMLQKSGSEQELYDDITGFDSFFPQEMVTVIIEELSQCPFLQAVSDSPAIPSQSAMNPGRIADRVLSQVSISDELKTWSCEETIPGSEDASSMSEAQRNDNSYFSRGSTGQPDVRPGELEMLAAGASQNEQLSPTSEDMDDDTAAAPKQGSSFFMKMPNALSRVHSFLSSCLPHRRRLRKVSPEITPTH from the exons ATGGACGGACAAAGAAACCGACAGAGCAAAAGGACACAACAAATGCTTCATAAAGCAATGCAG aaaaacaagaccaaaGACATGACCAACAAAATTACAAATATAATGACGTGGTTTGTGTCTGAGGTCACAGACATAATATATCCAGCAATAATTCAATATGAAGGAAGAAAAATCGCTGAGAGAGACAGGGGAGATCATGAGGGCAATGCCAAAAACTTTGTCTTCACAGACAGAAACAGAGCACCCAGCAGATCACCGGGATGTatgaggagagggaggagaaggaaaataACCCCACTGGTTTCTCAACAGGCACCTAGCCAGTCTCCAACAAGAAGGCACCTTGCAAGAAAGCCTTTCTTCCCATCACTCAGAAAGGTATTTCCCAAAGAGGAAGTAGCAATGCAGGGAGCTTGCAGCAAGCCCCTGACAACCTGCACAATTGAGCCTCAAACACTGCAGTCACAAACCAGTATTTATGCTGATGTTTTTTTTAGAGAGACATATGATGAACTAATAAGCAAATTAGTCCTATCACAAATCCCACATATTCAGGACATTCCAATTCCTGGAAGCAATCCCTCATATATCACCACAGCTGGAGCTGATTCAATCCTAAATAAGCTTTCCATATGTCAGGCCAGAAACCTGCAGCCTTCTGAAGACCAGGCTCTCTCCCCTCACATAGACACATTGACGGCAAAAATTATTCATACCAGTTTATCTGACCTTATGCAAGAAAGAGCTTCCAAAGTCTCAGTTTATGCAGACATGCAAGACAAGAACAGTGTGCCAGCAGAGAGCTTTGGTGGTTTGATAAGGAGAAAAATTAATGGTTGCCAACAGGAAAAAGCAAAGGCACCCTCTTCAGTTCCGTATAACCCTCAAGAACCTGGAGAAATTGATGCTGAAAAGCTTTTAGAAGCTCCTACCAAAAGTAACGCCCGAGGCCACAGTCCCACACCATCTATTCTGGGGGTATGCCACAGAGTTTTGGAAGATCTGATCAGCGGGCTTTTATCTAACATTCTCCCTGCCACCGCCAGCACATCTTCCTCTccagaaaataaaatggattttgCAGAATTTGACTTAATTCACATGAAGATAATCAGTAAAGTTAAGGCAAAAATCTCTGAAGATGAGAACTCTTCTAGCCAGCATACTGAACAGCCGCACTCCAGGGTGGAGGACATGATTCAAACAATTGCTGATTCAGTCTACAATAAGCTTTTGACACAGTTTCAGTCTAGATTCAATATGCAGAACTGTCTAAGAAATGGGTGCATGGTTATTTCTGAAGctctttgtgacctggtcgtccAAGAGGTTTCTGGACATCCACTGCAGAGCTCTCTTTCCGAAGAATTACTGCTTCACCACTGTGCTGAAGCTGACGAGATTGCTGAAAAAGTTACTGTAGGAAATGGTACTGAGCCTTTGCATAACCCAAACAGTTTATCATCATATCTTAGTAAGATAGCTCCTCTCATCATAGAAAAACTAGAAGCAAACCTTATGTCAACactttcttccctctttccctttgCCGATTTGGACACAGAAAAGATGTTGTTACTGAATGGAGCAACTAGAAAAATCCTGCATGCTTTGCAAGCAGTCCTGTCACAACACCAGATGAACACGAACAAACAGATCAATGAAAGAGAATTTTTAGGCACTGAAGACAGGCAGGCTATGGGAGACATACTCCATTTGGCTTGCACGAGCACTGGAGACCATTCTGGCTCTGACATTTTTGTTTGCGGAAACCTAACAGATAAGATAGATATTTTAGCTAATAGGCTAGCGGCTTCCATAGCAAAAGAAGTTGCCAAACCTGAATTTCAAGGCAGTTCAGAGGGGGAGACTTTGCCTGTTTCAGCTTCAACAACAGAAGCTGTTAGGATTGTTGAGAAATCCCCTGCTGATTTTGGCAGGATAGAGAAAATGCCAAATCCTTTTAACCCACCTATTCTTGTGGTACCCGTGACATTTGTGGAAGAAATATTAAGTCAATTCCTTGCCAAAGTCTTAAGTTCAACTGACGGCACAAGCCCAAATTGCAGAAGATATTTATCACGATCTAAAGTGACTGAAATTGTTGAGGACCTTAAAGAGGCCATGGAACAAGGCCTGTCCAAACATCACATCAGACTTGTGGCAGCCACAAATGAACGTTTCCCTCCAGAGCGTGACGATGCAATTAATGAAGTTGTTCTTTCTGTTTCCAGGAATATGCTACAAAAATCTGGATCTGAGCAAGAACTTTATGATGACATAACAGGTTTTGATTCATTTTTTCCTCAAGAAATGGTTACAGTAATAATTGAGGAACTCTCTCAGTGCCCTTTTTTACAGGCTGTGAGTGACAGTCCAGCAATACCAAGCCAAAGTGCAATGAACCCAGGCAGAATTGCCGACAGGGTCCTTTCCCAAGTGTCCATTAGTGACGAGCTGAAGACCTGGAGTTGTGAAGAAACAATCCCAGGTTCTGAAGATGCAAGTTCAATGTCTGAGGCTCAGAGAAATGACAACAGTTATTTTTCTCGGGGTAGCACAGGACAACCAGATGTAAGACCAGGGGAG CTGGAAATGCTGGCTGCAGGCGCTAGCCAGAATGAACAACTATCTCCCACATCAGAAGACATGGATGATGATACAG
- the LOC132248474 gene encoding fibrous sheath-interacting protein 2-like isoform X3 — protein sequence MDGQRNRQSKRTQQMLHKAMQKNKTKDMTNKITNIMTWFVSEVTDIIYPAIIQYEGRKIAERDRGDHEGNAKNFVFTDRNRAPSRSPGCMRRGRRRKITPLVSQQAPSQSPTRRHLARKPFFPSLRKVFPKEEVAMQGACSKPLTTCTIEPQTLQSQTSIYADVFFRETYDELISKLVLSQIPHIQDIPIPGSNPSYITTAGADSILNKLSICQARNLQPSEDQALSPHIDTLTAKIIHTSLSDLMQERASKVSVYADMQDKNSVPAESFGGLIRRKINGCQQEKAKAPSSVPYNPQEPGEIDAEKLLEAPTKSNARGHSPTPSILGVCHRVLEDLISGLLSNILPATASTSSSPENKMDFAEFDLIHMKIISKVKAKISEDENSSSQHTEQPHSRVEDMIQTIADSVYNKLLTQFQSRFNMQNCLRNGCMVISEALCDLVVQEVSGHPLQSSLSEELLLHHCAEADEIAEKVTVGNGTEPLHNPNSLSSYLSKIAPLIIEKLEANLMSTLSSLFPFADLDTEKMLLLNGATRKILHALQAVLSQHQMNTNKQINEREFLGTEDRQAMGDILHLACTSTGDHSGSDIFVCGNLTDKIDILANRLAASIAKEVAKPEFQGSSEGETLPVSASTTEAVRIVEKSPADFGRIEKMPNPFNPPILVVPVTFVEEILSQFLAKVLSSTDGTSPNCRRYLSRSKVTEIVEDLKEAMEQGLSKHHIRLVAATNERFPPERDDAINEVVLSVSRNMLQKSGSEQELYDDITGFDSFFPQEMVTVIIEELSQCPFLQAVSDSPAIPSQSAMNPGRIADRVLSQVSISDELKTWSCEETIPGSEDASSMSEAQRNDNSYFSRGSTGQPDVRPGELEMLAAGASQNEQLSPTSEDMDDDTAAPKQGSSFFMKMPNALSRVHSFLSSCLPHRRRLRKVSPEITPTH from the exons ATGGACGGACAAAGAAACCGACAGAGCAAAAGGACACAACAAATGCTTCATAAAGCAATGCAG aaaaacaagaccaaaGACATGACCAACAAAATTACAAATATAATGACGTGGTTTGTGTCTGAGGTCACAGACATAATATATCCAGCAATAATTCAATATGAAGGAAGAAAAATCGCTGAGAGAGACAGGGGAGATCATGAGGGCAATGCCAAAAACTTTGTCTTCACAGACAGAAACAGAGCACCCAGCAGATCACCGGGATGTatgaggagagggaggagaaggaaaataACCCCACTGGTTTCTCAACAGGCACCTAGCCAGTCTCCAACAAGAAGGCACCTTGCAAGAAAGCCTTTCTTCCCATCACTCAGAAAGGTATTTCCCAAAGAGGAAGTAGCAATGCAGGGAGCTTGCAGCAAGCCCCTGACAACCTGCACAATTGAGCCTCAAACACTGCAGTCACAAACCAGTATTTATGCTGATGTTTTTTTTAGAGAGACATATGATGAACTAATAAGCAAATTAGTCCTATCACAAATCCCACATATTCAGGACATTCCAATTCCTGGAAGCAATCCCTCATATATCACCACAGCTGGAGCTGATTCAATCCTAAATAAGCTTTCCATATGTCAGGCCAGAAACCTGCAGCCTTCTGAAGACCAGGCTCTCTCCCCTCACATAGACACATTGACGGCAAAAATTATTCATACCAGTTTATCTGACCTTATGCAAGAAAGAGCTTCCAAAGTCTCAGTTTATGCAGACATGCAAGACAAGAACAGTGTGCCAGCAGAGAGCTTTGGTGGTTTGATAAGGAGAAAAATTAATGGTTGCCAACAGGAAAAAGCAAAGGCACCCTCTTCAGTTCCGTATAACCCTCAAGAACCTGGAGAAATTGATGCTGAAAAGCTTTTAGAAGCTCCTACCAAAAGTAACGCCCGAGGCCACAGTCCCACACCATCTATTCTGGGGGTATGCCACAGAGTTTTGGAAGATCTGATCAGCGGGCTTTTATCTAACATTCTCCCTGCCACCGCCAGCACATCTTCCTCTccagaaaataaaatggattttgCAGAATTTGACTTAATTCACATGAAGATAATCAGTAAAGTTAAGGCAAAAATCTCTGAAGATGAGAACTCTTCTAGCCAGCATACTGAACAGCCGCACTCCAGGGTGGAGGACATGATTCAAACAATTGCTGATTCAGTCTACAATAAGCTTTTGACACAGTTTCAGTCTAGATTCAATATGCAGAACTGTCTAAGAAATGGGTGCATGGTTATTTCTGAAGctctttgtgacctggtcgtccAAGAGGTTTCTGGACATCCACTGCAGAGCTCTCTTTCCGAAGAATTACTGCTTCACCACTGTGCTGAAGCTGACGAGATTGCTGAAAAAGTTACTGTAGGAAATGGTACTGAGCCTTTGCATAACCCAAACAGTTTATCATCATATCTTAGTAAGATAGCTCCTCTCATCATAGAAAAACTAGAAGCAAACCTTATGTCAACactttcttccctctttccctttgCCGATTTGGACACAGAAAAGATGTTGTTACTGAATGGAGCAACTAGAAAAATCCTGCATGCTTTGCAAGCAGTCCTGTCACAACACCAGATGAACACGAACAAACAGATCAATGAAAGAGAATTTTTAGGCACTGAAGACAGGCAGGCTATGGGAGACATACTCCATTTGGCTTGCACGAGCACTGGAGACCATTCTGGCTCTGACATTTTTGTTTGCGGAAACCTAACAGATAAGATAGATATTTTAGCTAATAGGCTAGCGGCTTCCATAGCAAAAGAAGTTGCCAAACCTGAATTTCAAGGCAGTTCAGAGGGGGAGACTTTGCCTGTTTCAGCTTCAACAACAGAAGCTGTTAGGATTGTTGAGAAATCCCCTGCTGATTTTGGCAGGATAGAGAAAATGCCAAATCCTTTTAACCCACCTATTCTTGTGGTACCCGTGACATTTGTGGAAGAAATATTAAGTCAATTCCTTGCCAAAGTCTTAAGTTCAACTGACGGCACAAGCCCAAATTGCAGAAGATATTTATCACGATCTAAAGTGACTGAAATTGTTGAGGACCTTAAAGAGGCCATGGAACAAGGCCTGTCCAAACATCACATCAGACTTGTGGCAGCCACAAATGAACGTTTCCCTCCAGAGCGTGACGATGCAATTAATGAAGTTGTTCTTTCTGTTTCCAGGAATATGCTACAAAAATCTGGATCTGAGCAAGAACTTTATGATGACATAACAGGTTTTGATTCATTTTTTCCTCAAGAAATGGTTACAGTAATAATTGAGGAACTCTCTCAGTGCCCTTTTTTACAGGCTGTGAGTGACAGTCCAGCAATACCAAGCCAAAGTGCAATGAACCCAGGCAGAATTGCCGACAGGGTCCTTTCCCAAGTGTCCATTAGTGACGAGCTGAAGACCTGGAGTTGTGAAGAAACAATCCCAGGTTCTGAAGATGCAAGTTCAATGTCTGAGGCTCAGAGAAATGACAACAGTTATTTTTCTCGGGGTAGCACAGGACAACCAGATGTAAGACCAGGGGAG CTGGAAATGCTGGCTGCAGGCGCTAGCCAGAATGAACAACTATCTCCCACATCAGAAGACATGGATGATGATACAG